AACAAAACCTGCCCTGTTAGCTCTGGGGATTGCTGtgaattttgtaaactttaaattaaGCACTGTAGGAAGGagtttgttattaaaaataaaaactggaagGGAGGGCTGGCTCTGGAGTAAGAGAACCCGGGTTCTTtcacttttctcccctttttctttttcctctctcacttttacTACCACCTCTTTGACCTCGGGCCCCAGTTTCCTAATCCGTAAGAgtggttggactaaatgatctcggGTTTCTTCCACCTCTACATCTTCTCTGGGTTTTAAAGCCTCAGCTATTGGGCAAACACGTGTTCTAGGAAAGGAGTCCTCCCTCCGTTTTCTCACAAgtaaatgagaggtttggaccAGATGATTTCCACGGTCCCTTCTTATTTGTGTGGTGCTGTGGTGCTTCCTGGAATatagtttgtccttcattctcgaggAAGCCTGTGACGTCAGGGACgtgatgccatggcatgcaagtgaattggatttaagtgagggagggctgtgcacctggcctgtctcactttctctctccatcatctccagtggcaagatatagatcaggatgactggaataTGCAGTCATGGTGAACTCCTTCTTtgtccttttatttctctctctacaGCCACAGCATATATTAAGTAATCACTGAAGTGTTCTTGTATAACATCATTTCACACATCAACCCTACCATTCCTCTCGTAATAACATTCCAAATGACTAGGTCGAAATGAACAACTAGAAATCAGACTGATTTGCCACTTAGCCAATTTTAGGTGCTTTCAAATATTTGCTCAAGCTTTTTGCACAGGCACCAGCTGTATATGTGAGTATAATTGGACAAGAGTTTTCTTCAAGGCAATCaggaataaatgaagaaatcGGAGAAGAAATTTTGTTAACCAAAGCAATGAATTCCCAACtaagaacattggatttgaagtGTGATAGAATAAGAGTTAATTCATGGCTGCTTCCTACTTgtggatcaaataagaaaaggtATGTAAAAGCATACTGTATATACCTTTATCAATGCAAATTATTTGGCAAGTCATCTCCTTTAGTTCTcaattttatctgtaaaatgaaagactaGAAGATCTCTAACATCTCAAATAGTCATTTAAAGACCTGGATTTCATCACACCTTAATTTACTGTGAGCTCTTTCACAGATAACCATTTGTTTCAGAATCTCTGATTTCTTTGATAAAGGAATTCCTACATCCTAGTAATAGACCTGGTTCCTGACCAACATTTACTAGTTCTCTTGCCATGAGCAATTAATTTAAGTTCTCTTGAGCTTcggttttcacatctgtaaaactACTAGCTTTTATACAGAACTGCCCTGAGGGCCAAATGagaaaaagtataatataaatgtcagctattatgattatctagcagtggtcctcaaactttttaaatagggggccagttcactgtccctcagactgttggagggccagactgtagtaaaaacaaatgCTCacacactgtctccacccctcagctcatttgccataatCTGGCTGGCTGCATAAAAGTCCTCAACGGGCCAGGGCCAGGGCCAGAGCCAGAGCGGGCtggagtttgagaacccctgatctataGTTTCAGGAAGCATGGGTTAATTGACTTGACCTAGATCACACAGTTGATATGTCCaaatatgtcttcctgactccaacattCTAGATCCTCAAACTAGTTcaaattaggattaaaaaaatcaataaaaacttgTTTTTCTAGAGGAAaagttgaactttttttttttttttttacattttttttatatgttttggaaaaCCTATAGCTGCTTCTGAGACAGTGCACGTTACTAGGATGaggttcttcatctgaaaatttatcTGTGGGTATCCCAGAGCCACTAATATTTCTGATTTGGCCTGAGCAGTCCTTGAAGGATTTCAGATATATTACTACATCTCTGaccagaaaatagaaaaggaatttgCTTCTTGTCTTAGAAATGCTTATTAATCACCAATTTCCCATAAAATATTGTGGGGGATGTAGTAGACTCTTACCCacaatgactactcagagatcactcagtagaaggcagaaaagttgtttattgaaaacctccggaggatgagctgtcccatcacgagataagaaagagaaagctcgtggtaggagggctaaagaagtagtaaagatacgtAGCTTTTAaacaagaaattacatcacaagttaagagagcattgagaaagggaggggaaggaatgtaattggttgttgctatttggagagattggaatggaaggtttatgtttccccaaaatcttttgatttctaggaaacagaaaaccaggccttcaggcttaatcaagcagatagtagTACAACTAATggactaaatattgataaatgtcaaatactgataaatgccatcagctcaggttaagtaaatatggttaTAGCTGGCCAATGCTTAAGTAAATAtgagcctgcacatattatacaggtcatagaggaaacacagaaataatgaaaataaattacagaaaaagaattcatacattcctgtaagttcttcaccttatctctctctaTTCAACACTATTAAATATACATGTAGTTAATATAGGGCAACTAGATGATGCAGGGGATAGAGTgacaggcctagagtcagaaagacctgattttaaatcgGAGCTCAGAcctttattagttgtgtgaccctgggcaaatcacttaactttgtttacctcaatttcctctgagaaggaaatggcatacttctccagtatctctgccaagaaaaccccaaagggggttatgaagaatcaagactgaaaaacaattgaataacaactGATAGGTcaatatttcctttgggaatgtTAGGACATTCCATTCTCAAATGGAACAAGAGCTTATGTGGTCTTTGTGCTATAAAGGCAGATAGTACAAGTTCCTCCTATTAAAGAGACAGAAATGCAAACATTGTATCCTCTGGGAAATACCAGTTCTCCAAATATGTGGAAGAGGACCTTTGGCAACTCAAATACCATTTCTTTCAGGAAATCTTCTATGTTTCTTCCTGTAGCTAACAACATACTTCCTCAAACCTCATAATTCAGTTTATTTTGTAACACTGTAATTCATTTATCATGCAATGTGTTAGACAATGTGGTATAAGGGAAATCCCTTAGAGCAAGAGagatcagggttcaaatcctacccacATGATCTTTAGGGCAACCAGTTCTCAAAGTGTACTTGGGGGACCCTTGGACCTCCCAAAGACCCTTTCAAAGCCAAAATTAGTTTCATAATACACTAAATATCAATTGATATAaccaattacaaaaaaaattgtttggggAGTACTATTTTACAAGTAGGAAGATATTTAAGAGTAAAAAGATATCAAGAAGGTTGAGACCAGTTGCTCTAGGCAAATCCTATAAATTGTGGAAAAGGTCCCCACCTGCTTTGGTAGAGGGATTTTCCTCATCTGGTAATTTCTCATGGCAATAAAATTAAAGGTCCAGTCCTTAAATCCCCTCATTGtgttttaaaactatctttacacacacataccccacaTCCCCACTAAAAAGGGAATTTTTCTTGCCTGAATTTTGTATCCTTCCAACACTAAGTATTTAGTGCTACACAAAGCTGTCCTAAAATATTTGCTAGCATCCTTTTCTCTGGATTTCCttctcaaaaaaataataataataataattatctagATCAGTGTTTCCCAAACTTTTGACATATGTGTACCCCTTCTATAATTTTCGTAACGCTGAGTACCCCTGTTCAAAAAAAATTGATGTattttaatatcaaaatatattttttctttttttggtacatacacaaaataataataaatgaaaaataaaattattcataataaaatataaatatatgtcggAAGGTTTGTTGCATGCCGAAGGAGAGCAATTGCTGGAATTGGCTTCAGATGGATTCTTGAAAAATAAACCTAAGGAGTGTACTTTAACATCATTTTGGTTACAAATGCAATATGTATATCCTGTTTTAACAGAAAAAGTTCTAAAATACATCTTGCCTTTTCCAACTTCATATTTATGTGAAGTTACTTTTTCAGCATTTGTAGACATTAAGTTGAAAAAAAGGAACAGACTATTGGATGTGGAGCCACATCTCAGATTAAAATTAACAACCAGGGAACCAAATTATGACGATCTGTTATCTCAGCACAAACAATTTCAtccttctatataaaaataatcaaaattagtGGGACTTACTAAAACACATAACAAACCTTTCCTATAAGAAAAATCACACAAAAGCTAAAAATACACAGGCACCTAGAGAAGCCACTATTAATGAAGTAAATTGTCTCTGTAACGAAGTACGGGTATATTCATGCTGTGTCACACCAGACCATCTCACACCTCACAAAACTGTCTTGACTTGACTCATGAGAACTTAGAATTAGGCGCAGCTAAGCACGGTGCAGTATATATCGCCACCAAACTCTTCCCGTACTCCTGGGGGTACGTGTACCACACTTTGGGAAACACTGGTCTAGATCATAGGTTTTAAACATGGTCTATAAACCAAAATTTATGATTTCTCCCACTCCAGGACTGCACTAAAGTCAACCAGAAGCCCATGAGCAATGGAAAAGGAGGCAGTGCCAGCAGCAGTACAGGGCAGCCTTGAACCATGATCAGAGAATGGCCAGAGACAGAACATACATAACCTGCAAAGTTCCATGTTTAGAGGCCAAAAGAGAGTCTCCCCAAGAGAACTTCAAAGTGATCAGAAAACTCCAGAGGTAGAAAATTCGGAAAGCCTGGGGGAGCAGTGAAGGTGTAATGTGTTCAGCCCAGGATAGCCTAGGCTAGGGGCTGAGATCTCTAACACTGTGTAATGAGATGCTAGAGAGGACTGAAAATCTAGCTTATCTCCCTAGTTTTAATTCTTGACCTAGGCCATGCTGTTCAACCTCAAGGATCCAAAGAAGATATAATTCTGGAGGTAAAGGAACTCCATTCAATCATAATAAGACCAAGCAGAGCCAATTACTAGcatcctttcctctccccacccccccaacaGAAAAGCACAAGAAGACTGGAGGTAGGTTAGTCCCTGGCACAAAATTCTTTCAATTCAGGGACTAATGCTAGACAGACAAATAAAACATCAACCAGTATCAAAATTATTACTAAATCTAAATCATCTAAAGATCTTTATCTAAATCTAAAGATCACTCCAAAAGAATAATGTAACAACTAAAACTAGAAATTAATAGTAAAAAATGGATTTTCTACAACAACTATATGAATTcctagaagaaacaaaataagaaattaaaaaagaaaaagagacaaaagctttgaaggaaagaattggaaaattaaagcTTTCGAAATAAGATGCTCCTtgtggaaaaaaatagagaaattaatgTACCACTGGTGGAAtcatgaactgattcaatcattatAGAAaacgatttggaattatgcccaaaggactatcataTTACATAACCTTTTGACCCTATATCACATtattatatgctcattatttttatgctctaaattttcttttttttccttatatcttGTTTAAATCAAGGTTCTGGGCAGTAATAAATTCCTGTATTTCAACTTTTTAAGTCTGTGCctattgaatttgaattctgaacCTAGATTAATCTGACAATCCTATAAGAACTGGCAGATTCAACAACAAATGCAAGATCTTTGCAATACAATTTTCCAGAAGACAAAGTAAAAAggcttacaatcaagaataatttaGCCTGcaaaagttaagtataatcctaCATGGGGATATTGTCTTTAAGTCAGCGGtcctaaaactttttaaataggggccagttcactgtccctcagactgttggagggcccgactatagtaaaaacaaaaactcacactctgtctccgccccttagcccatttgccataaccctgcccGCTGCATGCCCTggtgtagtttgagaacccctgtttaAGGGAAGAGGAATTTCAAGTGTTAataatgcaaagacaaaaactgagtagaatttttaaataaaatcatgagttgaaatccagaaaaataaattaggaattGGAAGTTATGGTTCTAATATCATAATAATGAGCCTCTTTAGAGTCTTAAAAGTCTTCACTGGGTATTAATTAAAAGAATTGAATGAAAACAAAGGTCCGGGAGGGTGAGGGATTGGTTATATTCTAGGGTTTGAAGTGAGGAATGAGAAGAGACAGTAAAAGCACGACATTACGGTTTTGGACACTAATTTGGTTTTGCTTATCTTTGCTTATTACAaggatcttttttctcttttttaaatttaggaaggGAAGGGGATTTAGTAGTGATACAAAAAGAGGGGGCActgtaacattttttaaatgcacagaataGAAAGTTCATTTGAAAAGAATGACTAATAGAGGAGAGTTTTTAAATTATGCACTTTTTAAAAGTGACATGCGATGGAAATGTATAATTTCTCATAGATGCACTTTTTATGTTCTGCCACGTGCGTACAGAAATGCTCTTCTGGGGGGTATTTAAGTTCGGGATATAAAACATTAACAATAAAACACAGGTTGTGGTAGCCTCCCCGGGAAATTTATTTGGAAACGAACCGTGTGGAACTACCCCAGAACCTTCTACCCAACCATGGACCGCTTCCTCCCTCTGAGGCGTATCTCATCCAGCTTCTTCAGCACCGGGCCTGACTTTTTGGATTCCGACGAGTAGCTTTTCAGCAGGTCCTGGTACAGCGTCTCAGTGCTGGGATGGGTGCTGAGGAAGGCCTTTTCTAGAACGTACAAGTCTACGCCCTTGTCCTCGGGAAGCGCAGAAATGAAGCTGAGCCCAAAGTCGATGAGGACCAGGCTTAGCTGCTCAGCAGGCGCTTTCAGCAGCATGTTTGAGGTGGTGAGGTCCCCGTGAATGACATCCTCGTCGTGCATCTGGGCCAGGACCTTCCCGATCTTTCTCGCTAAGAGGGAGAGTTTTTCGGGATCCGTCTCAGTGGCCTGAATTGACTGAATATAGTCCCTGACGGTCACCGACCCTTCAATGTCCTCCAGGTATAAGCAATTAGAGGCATAGTCCACAAAGAAGACCACCGGGGCTAATATCCCTGTGGGGAAGGCAGAAAGAGGCagttttattaaattaaacacctacattaaatatattttaatgcgATTTCGGGGAGAGGCCTGGGTTTGTATCTTATCTACACTTATCAGAAAGAGTCCCCGCGGTCAGGGTCCGAGCAGACGGACGTCCTTCTCTCGGGGCACAGATGCCGCGGCCCCGCCCTCCGGGGGCTCTCCCTCAGAGCCCGAAACAGGGCCAGGCCGGGCTCTGGTGGGGCTTCCCCCGCAGGGAAGGGCCGCTGCAGTCTTTATTTCACTGAGGGGGGCGCAGAAGAACATGCGCGCACTGAGGGCGGGGGCGCTGGCCCGGACCCTCTCCCCAGCTTTCAGACGCGGGTAACTAGTTTTTACTAGCACGTGCGTCTTAGTTTTCCTCCCGAAGGAGAGCGGCGGAGCAGCGGCGTACTCTTAGCCCCGCCCCAAAATTCGGTTTCCTCCCCCACTTCGCGCTTGCTCTTTCTTAGGCGGGTAAGTCTTCCTCCTTAGAAGGAAGCTCCGGAAGGGTAGGGGCGAACAAACCCCCAAGCCTAGGAAAGATCCCTACTGGCGCGCACGAGGCGCCGCAAGACTGCCCCGCCCACCCTCTGCGCGCGCGCGTACTCTCGCGCTCACCCGCGCGGCGGCAACGCAGCAGGGCGCGAGCCTCCTGCACCGTGCGCCGGCGGCTCAGCCGCGTGTCCAAGGCCGGGTGCCGATAGCGCTTCGGGAAGCGCTCCTTGATCACCGCCGGGCGGCCCAGGAAGTGGCCGCGGTAGACGCGCGCCTCCGCCCCCTGCTTCACCAGCTCCAGGCCGCGCAGGAAGTCTCTGCTCCGCTCCCGCTCCCGTTCCAGCTTCCGCTCCTGTTCTTGGGGCGCGGCCGTCTCCGCCGTCCCATTCTCCGCCTTAGCGGCGGTTGCCATCTTGCCCGCCTCTGAACTGCGGCTTCTTGGAATTCTTCGGCTCTTTTCGGAAGTCCTCGGTGATTGGTCCTCCCCGCTTCGGAACGCTTCTGCTTTTTCCGGAAgctccgccccctccccctcgGAATTCTCTCTGGCCCAGAGATCTAGAGTCGGGAGTTCTCCCAGTCCCGGTCCTAGCTTTGTTCTCTTTGAGGCGGGGGAGGGGCCGGAGGGAGAGAGAATTGGAATCCAAacgttttttaaatgaaagtgtTAAAGTAACTCTTAAAAAGTTTAGTGACCTGCCTCCCGGTCTTGCCCCTTTAACTGTGACCTCTGACGGCAGGGTCTGTCTTTTGCCTTACCTTGTATCTACAACGAacggcgcttaataaatgcttgttgacccaCACAAGTGCCAGATCTGGCGGCTCAAACTCATTCCCTAAAATTCCAAGtcctatgaatgaatgaaaaaaataaacattaagacTTATTTTAAGGTCTCACATTAAGACTTACATTACGGTTTTTCAAAACATACGTGGACAATTCTTCTCCGTTAGCCCCTGCAAATCCTCGTGTTCTTGTATTTCTAATCGCTGCTCAGCAAATAGGCGGCGAATGAGGCCTGGAGCGAATTGTTCGGGCTCTCTCCAGGTAGAGCTCTTGGTTCCCGCCTTGGTCAcaactcctccctcctccccagacctgagaggtaaactatcctcttctcctaatttgtttgtaAAACCGCACAAGATGAGTTTTGTGATGAAAAGGTGTGTGGTTCAGGGAATGAAAAGTGTTTTCTGCTAACTGCTCTCTAAAAGTTCACTAGGGAAGACCGTGCACAAAGGAGACCGTGCGTATTCTTGGGGGGTTGTACAGGCCACTGACGGAGTCTGAGCCCCCACTTTTCAGAAAAGCAAACATGCCCCCAAATTTACAGGGGTCAGACTAGacagctagtgaatatctgagaTGGGATCTGAGCCCCTTTTAGTCTCCATGAACACTTCCTTACAACTTTTTATTTAACCTTCAGTACCTTCTActttggggaaaggagaggagggaccGCTCGGGAGAGTGAGCCCATTCGGAAGTAGATGACGCGCGTTTGTGGGGGTGCTAAAAGTCCTCGCTGGTGTTGAGCACATGAGTGGGACCAACCTGGAAGAAAGGCAGAGTTGGTGGAAAGCTAAGGATTGCTGCTGATGGGAGTTAAGACAAGGCAGCATGGGAGATAAAGGAAGGGGGACGCTGAATAGTTAAACTG
The DNA window shown above is from Sminthopsis crassicaudata isolate SCR6 chromosome 2, ASM4859323v1, whole genome shotgun sequence and carries:
- the TP53RK gene encoding EKC/KEOPS complex subunit TP53RK → MATAAKAENGTAETAAPQEQERKLERERERSRDFLRGLELVKQGAEARVYRGHFLGRPAVIKERFPKRYRHPALDTRLSRRRTVQEARALLRCRRAGILAPVVFFVDYASNCLYLEDIEGSVTVRDYIQSIQATETDPEKLSLLARKIGKVLAQMHDEDVIHGDLTTSNMLLKAPAEQLSLVLIDFGLSFISALPEDKGVDLYVLEKAFLSTHPSTETLYQDLLKSYSSESKKSGPVLKKLDEIRLRGRKRSMVG